Proteins from one Camelina sativa cultivar DH55 unplaced genomic scaffold, Cs unpScaffold24913, whole genome shotgun sequence genomic window:
- the LOC109132127 gene encoding uncharacterized protein LOC109132127 codes for MVFSGGGPGLLWLKAVITKQSPDVTAFTLPFSH; via the coding sequence atGGTCTTCTCCGGTGGGGGTCCGGGTCTGCTGTGGCTCAAAGCCGTGATCACTAAGCAGTCTCCGGATGTTACAGCCTTCACTCTTCCTTTTAGCCATTG